One window of Mesorhizobium loti R88b genomic DNA carries:
- the doeB gene encoding N(2)-acetyl-L-2,4-diaminobutanoate deacetylase DoeB, with amino-acid sequence MSSLRPSPIAPTVDFDRDGVQHGFLRLPYSRDDSAWGSVMIPICVLRNGKGPTALLSGGNHGDEYEGPLALYDLARTLDPKDVSGTVIIVPAMNYPAFRAGTRTSPIDKGNMNRSFPGRPDGTVTEKIADYFQRELLPRADIVFDFHSGGRTLDFVPFCAAHTLPDKALEQKAFDAVGAFSAPFSMRMIEIDSVGMYDTAAEEMGKVFVSTELGGGGTSRAQTVRVARRGILNVLRHAGIVAGAVEKGRTQWLDMPSADCFSFAEDDGMIETMVDLGDPVEKGAVLARIHSIGRTGVAPQEIRAKMSGMLAARHFPGLVKAGDCAAVVAVEVEG; translated from the coding sequence ATGTCCAGCCTCCGTCCATCACCAATCGCGCCGACTGTCGATTTCGACCGCGACGGCGTCCAGCACGGTTTCCTGCGCCTGCCCTACAGCCGCGACGACTCCGCCTGGGGCTCGGTGATGATCCCGATCTGCGTCCTCCGCAATGGCAAGGGGCCGACGGCGCTGCTCTCCGGCGGCAACCATGGCGACGAATATGAGGGCCCACTGGCGCTCTACGATCTTGCCCGCACGCTCGACCCGAAGGACGTCAGCGGCACCGTGATCATCGTGCCGGCGATGAACTATCCGGCCTTCCGTGCCGGCACCCGCACCTCGCCGATCGACAAGGGCAACATGAATCGCAGCTTTCCCGGCCGTCCCGACGGCACGGTGACCGAAAAAATCGCCGACTATTTCCAACGGGAGCTGCTGCCGCGCGCCGACATCGTCTTCGACTTCCATTCCGGCGGCAGGACGCTGGACTTCGTGCCATTCTGTGCCGCGCACACTTTGCCCGACAAGGCGCTGGAGCAGAAAGCCTTTGACGCGGTGGGCGCATTCTCCGCCCCGTTCTCGATGCGCATGATCGAGATCGACTCGGTCGGCATGTACGACACGGCGGCCGAGGAAATGGGCAAGGTCTTCGTCAGCACCGAACTTGGCGGCGGCGGCACCTCGCGCGCGCAAACCGTGCGCGTCGCGCGGCGCGGCATTCTCAATGTGCTGCGCCACGCCGGCATTGTTGCTGGTGCGGTCGAGAAGGGCAGAACTCAATGGCTCGATATGCCCTCGGCCGATTGCTTCTCCTTCGCCGAGGACGACGGCATGATCGAAACCATGGTCGATCTCGGTGATCCCGTTGAGAAGGGCGCGGTACTGGCGCGCATTCATTCTATCGGTCGCACCGGCGTCGCTCCGCAGGAGATCCGGGCAAAAATGTCGGGCATGCTGGCGGCGCGCCATTTCCCGGGGCTGGTCAAGGCCGGCGACTGCGCGGCGGTGGTTGCCGTCGAAGTGGAAGGTTAG
- the doeA gene encoding ectoine hydrolase DoeA (DoeA (degradation of ectoine A) is also called EutD (ectoine utilization D).) encodes MQPNLKFSRGEFAERLAKTRKAMGAKGIDLLIVSDPSNMAWLTGYDGWSFYVHQAVIVPPSGEPVWYGRGQDANGAKRTAYLAHDNIVGYADHYVQSTERHPMDFLSSVLADRGWGKLTIGVEMDNYWFSAAAFASLQKHLPNARFVDATALVNWQRAVKSATEIDYMRKAARIVEAMHQRIVDKIEIGMRKCDLVAEIYDAGTRGVDGPEGKIGGDYPAIVPLLPSGVDASAPHLTWDDRPMKSGEGTFFEIAGCYNRYHCPLSRTVFLGKPTQEFLDAEKATLEGMEAGLAAAKPGNACEDIANGFFAVLKKYGIVKDNRTGYSIGLSYPPDWGERTMSLRPGDRTELKPGMTFHFMTGLWLETMGLEITESILITETGVECLANVPRKLVVKN; translated from the coding sequence ATGCAACCAAACCTGAAATTCTCGCGCGGCGAATTCGCAGAACGCCTCGCCAAGACCCGCAAAGCCATGGGAGCCAAAGGCATCGATCTCCTGATCGTCAGCGATCCGTCCAATATGGCCTGGCTGACCGGCTATGACGGCTGGTCGTTCTATGTCCACCAGGCCGTCATCGTGCCGCCATCGGGTGAGCCGGTCTGGTACGGCCGCGGCCAGGACGCCAACGGCGCCAAGCGCACCGCCTATCTCGCGCATGACAACATCGTCGGCTATGCCGATCACTACGTGCAGTCAACCGAGCGCCACCCGATGGATTTCTTGTCCAGCGTGCTTGCCGATCGCGGCTGGGGCAAGCTCACCATCGGCGTCGAGATGGACAATTACTGGTTCTCCGCCGCTGCCTTCGCCTCGCTGCAGAAGCATCTGCCCAATGCCCGCTTTGTCGATGCGACCGCGCTGGTCAACTGGCAGCGCGCGGTGAAGAGTGCGACCGAAATCGACTATATGCGCAAGGCCGCCCGCATCGTCGAAGCCATGCACCAGCGCATCGTCGACAAGATAGAAATCGGCATGCGCAAATGCGATCTCGTCGCCGAGATCTACGATGCCGGCACGCGTGGTGTCGACGGCCCAGAGGGGAAAATTGGTGGCGACTACCCCGCCATCGTGCCGCTGCTGCCGTCGGGCGTGGATGCCTCGGCGCCGCACCTGACCTGGGACGACCGGCCGATGAAGTCAGGCGAGGGCACCTTTTTCGAGATCGCCGGCTGCTATAACAGGTACCATTGCCCGCTCTCGCGTACCGTTTTCCTCGGCAAGCCGACGCAGGAATTCCTCGATGCCGAAAAGGCGACGCTGGAAGGCATGGAGGCGGGGCTTGCGGCGGCGAAACCCGGCAACGCTTGTGAGGACATCGCCAACGGCTTCTTTGCCGTTCTGAAGAAATACGGCATCGTCAAGGACAACCGCACCGGTTATTCGATCGGTCTGTCCTATCCGCCGGATTGGGGCGAACGCACGATGAGCCTGCGCCCCGGCGACCGCACCGAACTCAAGCCCGGCATGACTTTCCATTTCATGACCGGCTTGTGGCTGGAGACGATGGGGCTGGAGATCACCGAATCCATCCTCATCACCGAAACCGGTGTAGAGTGCCTGGCCAATGTACCGCGCAAACTGGTGGTGAAGAATTGA